Proteins found in one Ammospiza nelsoni isolate bAmmNel1 chromosome 15, bAmmNel1.pri, whole genome shotgun sequence genomic segment:
- the CD40LG gene encoding CD40 ligand, producing the protein MNEPYGPEAPRPISSTSPAIMKMFMGFLSVFIVVQTIGTVLFCLYLHMKMDKMEEVLSLNEDYIFLKKVQKCQTAEGQKSTLLDCEKVIKGFQNIQCKDGPPKEQPKFEMQRGPEHHEHPRVTHKNETSVAAEKRQPIAVHLAGQPSNKAGSVLEWRETMYGPTNSLISNKEGKLKVEEAGLYYIYSQVSFCTPEVSLAPFTLYIYLHIPKEEDRLLLKGQKTQTSLKTHEAKHSKTVCALQSIRVGGVFNLREDDMVFVNVTDSTKVGYNHGNTYFGIFKL; encoded by the exons ATGAACGAACCCTATGGTCCTGAGGCACCCCGTCCTATCAGCAGCACATCTCCTGCCATCATGAAAATGTTCATGGGCTTCCTCAGTGTATTTATTGTAGTGCAGACTATTGGGACCGTGCTCTTCTGTTTGTATCTTCACATGAAGATGGATAAG ATGGAGGAGGTGTTGAGCTTAAATGAAGATTACATCTTCCTGAAGAAAGTTCAGAAATGTCAGACAGCAGAAGGTCAGAAGTCGACATTATTGGACTGTGAAAAGGTTATAAAGGGCTTCCAGAACATCCAGTGCAAG GATGGACCCCCCAAGGAGCAGCCCAAGTTTGAAATGCAGAGAG GTCCTGAGCACCACGAGCATCCCCGCGTGACACACAAGAATGAAACATCTGTGGCAG CAGAGAAGAGGCAGCCAATTGCAGTTCACCTGGCAGGTCAGCCGAGCAACAAGGCAGGCTCAG TGCTGGAGTGGAGGGAGACCATGTATGGCCCCACAAACAGCTTGATATCCAACAAGGAGGGGAAACTGAAGGTGGAGGAAGCAGGGCTCTACTACATCTACTCCCAAGTCAGCTTCTGCACCCCAGAAGTGTCTTTGGCACCCTTCACCCtctatatttatttacatatcCCCAAAGAAGAGGACCGGCTCTTGCTGAAAGGACAAAAGACACAGACCTCCTTGAAGACACATGAAGCAAAACACTCGAAGACCGTCTGTGCACTCCAGTCCATCCGTGTGGGAGGTGTCTTCAACCTCAGGGAAGATGACATGGTCTTTGTCAATGTGACAGACTCCACAAAAGTGGGGTATAACCATGGCAACACCTACTTTGGCATCTTCAAGCTGTAG